Within the Flavobacterium sp. CG_23.5 genome, the region GGAGGAATGGTTATCATTCATGGTCATACTGATATTATTGGTGGAGAAGCATATAACCTAAATTTATCTGCAGCTCGTGCAAATGATGTTAAAACCATAATTGAAAGCGCTTTATCTAAAGCTGGCAGAAATGATGTGAAATTTGAAGTGAACGGATTTGGAGAAGATGAAAATAAATCTCCTTTTGAAAACAAAACTCCAGAAGAGCGTTTTTATAACCGTACAGTAGTTATTGATATAATCCCTGTAAAATAACAGTTTAACTATTTTTTACAGTACATATTTTTCAGAATGCAAAAAAGGATAGAAACTCAAAATTCTATCCTTTTTTTATGCAATATAAAATCATAACTAGTTACTATTAGGTAGATTAAAAGCGCTACTAAATCTATTACTGGTAAAAAAACAATAAATTAAAACAGTAAAATTTATTGAATAAAATTTGAAAAGATAAAATTTAACAAAAAAATTACTATTTTTACTCTTCACTTTTATTCAAATATGAACGCTAACGAGAAAATTTTAATTAAATTTTATACTGCTTTTGCAAATGCAGATGCTAAATCGATGTGCACCTGCTACCATCATGATATAAAGTTTCGAGACCCTGCATTTGGTTTATTAAAGGGAAATGATGTATGCGACATGTGGAAAATGTTAATTAAGAATAATAAAGGAGAAATAAAAATCGAATTTGATGAAGTAAAAGCAACTGAATATCTTGGTTCCGCAAAGTGGGTTGCAACTTACAACTTCAGCAAAACGAATCGAAAAGTTGTGAATTTAATTAAGTCCGAATTTCAATTTAAAGATGGTTTAATTATTAAACATACTGATAATTTTGACATATGGAAATGGTCCAAGCAAGCATTAGGAAGTACCGGTTATTTATTTGGATGGACAGGTTATTTTCAAAAAAAGATACAAGAACGAGCTCTATTGTCTTTGAAGAAATATAAAGAAACTAAAGATGCTCATTGAAACAGTAAGAACCCTTTTTAACAGAGACTTAAATCAGTTAAAAAAGGAAATTGAGTTGTATCAGAATGAAACTGACATTTGGTGCGTCCAAAAAGGAATTTCAAATTCAGCCGGAAATTTGTGTTTGCACTTAATAGGAAATCTGAATACCTATATTGGAGCTGAATTTGGAAAAACAAACTATGTCAGAAACAGAGCACTTGAATTTTCGCTTAACGATGTTCCAAAAGCTGAATTACTTAATAAAATTGAAGAAACTAAAACTATTATTGACAACGCACTACGTTCTTTAACGGATGAAATGCTACAAAATGAATATCCGCTTTTAGTCTTTGAAACAAAAATGACAACTGAATTCTTTTTGATTCATTTAACTACACACCTAGCCTATCATTTAGGGCAAATAAATTATCACCGACGATTGTTGACGTCTTAATATATCCCAACTATATATCTAAGGATAAATACGTCGATATAATTAATTATTAGTACTTTTAATACTCATTGTCATTTATACTGCAATGCATTAATTGATAGGTACGAAATAAAAGTTATATACGATAAAAGTATGATACCGTTTCCAAATATACCAACTCTAATTACTTCCAAAAAAACATTTTCTGTTTTAGAGATTCTTCAGTTAATTGTATTTGCGTCTATGCTCCTTTACTTTGGAAAAACACTTTTTATCCCTTTAAGTTTTTCATTGCTTATTAGCTTTATTCTTTATCCAGTTTGCAAATGGATGGAAACAAAAGGAATAAATAAAGGATTATCTATTAGTATTTCCTTGTTTTTTGTGACAATTCTTGCTGGTGCAATCATTTATCTACTTGTGGCACAATTGATGGAATTCTTCAATGAATGGCAATTATTAAAAAGTAAACTTATAGATGCGGTAACTCAAATTAGTATTTTTATAACGGAACGCTTTGGTATAAGCGACGAAAAACAAGCAGGATTTCTTAAAACTACCATCGATAATTCCGGATCCGAAGCTTTTTCATTGCTAAGAAATACCGCCTATTCCCTATCTGAATCCTTTTTTTATCTTTTAATGATTCCTGTTTTTTCAGCTCTTATACTATATCACCGTAAACTTCTATCGAAAGCGCTATATCATATTTTCCCAAAGGAGAAAAAAAATGTTATACATGAAATTTTGGTTGAAACTATTCACGCTTATTATAATTTTATCAAAGGGATGTTAGTAGTGTATCTAATAGTTGGAATTTTAAACAGTGTAGGATTGGCAATCATTGGTATCCCACATCCTTTTCTATTCGGTTTTATCGCTTCGATACTGACATTTATACCCTATGTAGGGATTATGATATCGTCACTTTTACCAATCACAGTTTCTTGGATAACCTACAATTCTATTTGGTATCCTCTAGGAGTTATACTTGTATTTTCTATTGCACAAGTACTCGAAGCCTACATAATATTCCCTTTTGCCGTTGGAAGCCGGTTAAAAATAAATACACTTGTCATTATAATTATGATACTTGTAGGAGGCATTTTATGGGGTGCAGCAGGAATGATTCTTTTCATTCCGTTCATAAGCATCGTAAAATTGATTGCGGATCGTACCCCTAGTTTAAAAACGCTATCGGTACTACTGGGTGATGGAGAAGATACAAAAATCTAATTTAATACACTTTTTACAAATTGAAATCAAACGACCAATTCACCTCTTTTTCATACCACAATTGCCCCTTTGAAACTGCTAATGGGCAGTCAAAATTATTAGTATAAAGTGCTCCTGTCCCTAATCCTTGAGGCATCAAATTGTGCTGTAAAAAGGTCCACTGTGCAATAGCATTAAGACCAACATTACTCTCCAAAGCAGACGTAATCCACCAACCGATTTTATGCTTTTCAGCCAATGAAATCCATTCCTGAGTACCACGAAAACCGCCCACAAAACTAGGCTTTAAAATGATGTATTGGGGCTTTATTTTGACTAGCAATTCCTCTTTTTCTGACACTGTAAACACACCAATCAGCTCTTCGTCCAATGCAATTGGAAAAGGAGTGGTTTTGCACAGCTCTGCCATCCTGTCAGTATGGTTTTTTTGTATCGGTTGTTCAATGCTATGCATTTTAAATTCAGACAATTGATTCAATTTATCTAAAGCTGAATTTAAATCAAAAGCACCATTCGCATCGACCCTTATTTCGACTTGTTCGGGAGTGAAATGTTCCCGAATAAATCGTAATAATTGTAATTCTTTATCAAAATCTATCGCTCCTATTTTAAGTTTAATGCAATGAAAACCATCCGCTAGTTTTTCCTCGATTTGTTGCTTCATAAAAGCCTCAGTTCCCATCCAAACCAAACCATTAATTGGGATTGATTTTATGCCATTCGTAAAGTCCGAAGGAAACAACAAAAAAGGAGTTTCACTTGCCAAAGATTGAAAGGCCATTTCGATGCCAAATTGTATCGATGGAAACTCCAATAAAGACTCCCAAAGCACGTCTTTTCCTAAGTGAATATTAGCGCAAGTCCACTGCAATTTTTCTTCATAATCCGGTCGGTCATCGATACTCAATCCACGAAGAATTCCGCACTCGCCTATCCCTTTTTTATCCTGTTGTTCCAAAATAATAAACCAAGTTTCTTTTTCATTCATCACACCGCGAGAAGTTCCCGAAGGTCGTTTGAAATTAAGAATGTATTTGTGATAAGTTGCTTTCAAAAAGTTATGAATTATAAATTATGAATTCTTTTAATCTGGTAAACTTGTATCTAATTAATTTTTTCAAAAATTAAATGCCCTTAAATTACTTAAAAGGTAAAACAAATTAACCGCTTCTTTTAAACATAGAAGAGCTATAAGTTTTAAAAAAAGTCAAACTACTTTTCCATCAACTTCAAAACTCTTTTAAAATCATCATTCTGAATTCCTGATTTTTTGAATGTCTCAAAGTCTTGTCTTACTTTTTCAGCCCAGCTCAAACTATCCGTTACGTTTTGCGCTTGATATTCTTTGTAAATCGCTTTGGCAGATGAATAGTTTTTGTTTAATAAATAAGCATGCGCGAGATTCAGTTTTATCAATAATTCCGAATCATCAAGTTTCTCACCTTCTTTGAGGAATTTAATGGCTTTCCCGTATTGTTTCGTTAGAATGTAACTGTTTCCTATTGCATTATAATCCAAAGCAGTTGCTTTGCCATCATTAATTATTGTGTTTAATTTCGCTATAGCAGCTCCATACAACTCTTGTTTTGCCAAATCAGTAGCTTGTTTACGCAAACTGCTGTAAACAATTTTAGAAGCTCCTGTTTCATCAAAACATTTTTTTCCAAAATCTTTAAAAGCTTTGGAACGCTCGATGGCCAATAATTTTTGAAATTCCTTAAACTTATATTTTGTCTGTATTTTATCCAAAATACAAACACAGAAATCATCTGAATTGGTCATTTTTTGAGCCAAATTTGATGTCTTACATTGATCAATAATAGTCTTTCTGTTTTCAGCACTCCAACCTCGGCTGAGTTTAAGGTCAACCCACGGCACTACTTCAAGAATGATTTTCTGATTCATGATCCAATTCTTGCTTTCGAAACCAAACCATAAATTTCCAGAATTCGATGTCATACAGGCCGATTTCTCTGTAGAAAGTCGTTTAGCATCTTTACTAACTGGTGTATCCTGAACTAAACACGCATCATCCGTTTTTCCGTCTTTTTTATATTTGGAAGCTAATTCTTCTTTTGAAAAAATTGCATATTTACATTTATCATCTCCTGAAATTTTAGATAGTATAAAAACGGCTCCGGCAGAACCTTGGCTGATACCTGTTGGATCCGGAATAGCTTTTAATACCGAAACCAAACTACCCGCCATTTGTTGGTTCTGATCCAAGAGTGTGATTCTGTACACCACTTCTGTAGTTCCAACAGGGAAATCTTGGGTTTTAATCACAATTCTGTCTCTTGCCGAAACGGAAATTTCTTCGGTAGTGGCACGATCTTTATCCCAATAGCCGTCTTTTTGTGAAAAAGCGGATTGAAATACAAACGTTGTAAATAGTAGAAAAAAAACTTTTTTAATATTCATGTTCTTGATTAACGTGGTTTCATAGCCCAGATAGCAGTGGAAATCCTTTTTATTTTTTCTTTAAAAATAAAAAGATTGCAACGGATAGCTGGAATAGCTCCATATTATTAAATTGTTGTCGAAAATAAAATTACAAGTCTATGGAACTTCCTATCTCCAATAACATTAAATCTTTTCCTTTATCGAAGAATTTACGAATCGCAGCCTCATGATCGATTTCTATATAACCAAAAGTGTCGTAATGGTAGCCTAAAATCTTGTCACAAATCACAAAATCAGAAGCAATAATAGCGTCTTCAACATTCATCGTAAAATTATCACCGATAGGCAGAATAGCCAAATCAAGTTTGGTACGCATTGGAATGAGTTTCATATCCATAGTCAGCGCTGTATCCCCAGCAATATAGATATTTTTATGTTCACCTTCAATTACAAAACCGCCAGGATTTCCGCCATAACTGCCATCAGGAAATGAACTGGAATGAATTGCATTTACATATTTTACTTTTCCAAAGTCGAAATTCCAGCTTCCTCCATGATTCATGGGATGGGATTGAAATCCTTTTTTGGAATAATGTCCTGCTATCTCGGCATTGGATACAATTACCGCATTTGTTCTGCGGGCAATGGCTTGGACATCCAGAATATGGTCGCCGTGTGCATGCGTTAGCAAAATAAAATCGGCTTTTAAGGTGTTGATATCAATATGTGCTGCTTTTGGATTAGCAGAAATATAAGGATCGACCAAAATGTGTTTCCCACTTACTTCGATTCCCAAAGAGGCATGACCGTAGAATGTTATTTTCATGAATATAAATTTTTGAAATTGAAATTGACTTTTGCAATTGAAATTAACTTTTGACTAAGAATTATTAACAATCAAATCCGAAAAAAAGAAAATCATACACAAGGCCAACAACACCGAAAGTGCAAAAGTGCTTAACGCTAATTTTTTTAATTCAGGATCTAATGCTCTAGAATCTTGCTTTTTATAAACCGTAATTAAATGCTTAGTTAAAGGAATGTATGCCAATAAATATATATATTGATCAAAATGAAAATGACTTAGTAATGAGAAAACAACTATCAAAACCATTGCGGTTATTATCAGGAAATAATGGTATTTTTTAGCTTTGGCTCCGCCAACTTTTACGACGATTGTGTTTTTATTTGATTTCCTGTCCGAAGCTTCATCTCTCATATTGTTCAAATTCAAAACTCCCGTACTCAATAATCCGATGGCGCTTGCGGGTAAAAACAACACAAAATCCAGTTGTTTTGAATATAGAAAATTCACGCCTAAAGTACTCACTAAACCAAAAAACACAAAGACAAACAGATCTCCAAACCCACGATATCCATAAGCCGTATTCCCAACCGTATATCTAATTGCCGAAACAATAGATAAAATTCCTAATGCTAAAAAAAATAAAGAATACCAGATGTTGGTGTCTGCAAACGCATAATAAATCAATAAAATGGCAGCGAGTAACGTCAATAATGAGGTGATTATTATAGCACGTTTCATGGCTTCAGGCGAAATTACACCGCTTTGTATGGCGCGTTTTGGCCCTACTCGATCTTCATTATCAGTTCCTTTCATACCATCGCCATAATCATTGGCAAAATTAGACAGTATTTGCAGTCCTAGAGTAGTCAAAATGGCAAAACCAAAGATCCTCCAATTGAAGACTTCTGTCGGAGTGAGTATAATATCTGTTGGGTTTGCCAATGCATACATACTTCCTACTATAATTCCGGATACTGATAATGGTAATGTTCGCA harbors:
- a CDS encoding nuclear transport factor 2 family protein; translated protein: MNANEKILIKFYTAFANADAKSMCTCYHHDIKFRDPAFGLLKGNDVCDMWKMLIKNNKGEIKIEFDEVKATEYLGSAKWVATYNFSKTNRKVVNLIKSEFQFKDGLIIKHTDNFDIWKWSKQALGSTGYLFGWTGYFQKKIQERALLSLKKYKETKDAH
- a CDS encoding DinB family protein, producing MLIETVRTLFNRDLNQLKKEIELYQNETDIWCVQKGISNSAGNLCLHLIGNLNTYIGAEFGKTNYVRNRALEFSLNDVPKAELLNKIEETKTIIDNALRSLTDEMLQNEYPLLVFETKMTTEFFLIHLTTHLAYHLGQINYHRRLLTS
- a CDS encoding AI-2E family transporter; protein product: MIPFPNIPTLITSKKTFSVLEILQLIVFASMLLYFGKTLFIPLSFSLLISFILYPVCKWMETKGINKGLSISISLFFVTILAGAIIYLLVAQLMEFFNEWQLLKSKLIDAVTQISIFITERFGISDEKQAGFLKTTIDNSGSEAFSLLRNTAYSLSESFFYLLMIPVFSALILYHRKLLSKALYHIFPKEKKNVIHEILVETIHAYYNFIKGMLVVYLIVGILNSVGLAIIGIPHPFLFGFIASILTFIPYVGIMISSLLPITVSWITYNSIWYPLGVILVFSIAQVLEAYIIFPFAVGSRLKINTLVIIIMILVGGILWGAAGMILFIPFISIVKLIADRTPSLKTLSVLLGDGEDTKI
- a CDS encoding o-succinylbenzoate synthase gives rise to the protein MKATYHKYILNFKRPSGTSRGVMNEKETWFIILEQQDKKGIGECGILRGLSIDDRPDYEEKLQWTCANIHLGKDVLWESLLEFPSIQFGIEMAFQSLASETPFLLFPSDFTNGIKSIPINGLVWMGTEAFMKQQIEEKLADGFHCIKLKIGAIDFDKELQLLRFIREHFTPEQVEIRVDANGAFDLNSALDKLNQLSEFKMHSIEQPIQKNHTDRMAELCKTTPFPIALDEELIGVFTVSEKEELLVKIKPQYIILKPSFVGGFRGTQEWISLAEKHKIGWWITSALESNVGLNAIAQWTFLQHNLMPQGLGTGALYTNNFDCPLAVSKGQLWYEKEVNWSFDFNL
- a CDS encoding tetratricopeptide repeat protein; the encoded protein is MNIKKVFFLLFTTFVFQSAFSQKDGYWDKDRATTEEISVSARDRIVIKTQDFPVGTTEVVYRITLLDQNQQMAGSLVSVLKAIPDPTGISQGSAGAVFILSKISGDDKCKYAIFSKEELASKYKKDGKTDDACLVQDTPVSKDAKRLSTEKSACMTSNSGNLWFGFESKNWIMNQKIILEVVPWVDLKLSRGWSAENRKTIIDQCKTSNLAQKMTNSDDFCVCILDKIQTKYKFKEFQKLLAIERSKAFKDFGKKCFDETGASKIVYSSLRKQATDLAKQELYGAAIAKLNTIINDGKATALDYNAIGNSYILTKQYGKAIKFLKEGEKLDDSELLIKLNLAHAYLLNKNYSSAKAIYKEYQAQNVTDSLSWAEKVRQDFETFKKSGIQNDDFKRVLKLMEK
- a CDS encoding metal-dependent hydrolase, whose product is MKITFYGHASLGIEVSGKHILVDPYISANPKAAHIDINTLKADFILLTHAHGDHILDVQAIARRTNAVIVSNAEIAGHYSKKGFQSHPMNHGGSWNFDFGKVKYVNAIHSSSFPDGSYGGNPGGFVIEGEHKNIYIAGDTALTMDMKLIPMRTKLDLAILPIGDNFTMNVEDAIIASDFVICDKILGYHYDTFGYIEIDHEAAIRKFFDKGKDLMLLEIGSSIDL
- the menA gene encoding 1,4-dihydroxy-2-naphthoate octaprenyltransferase, producing the protein MKHWIQAARLRTLPLSVSGIIVGSMYALANPTDIILTPTEVFNWRIFGFAILTTLGLQILSNFANDYGDGMKGTDNEDRVGPKRAIQSGVISPEAMKRAIIITSLLTLLAAILLIYYAFADTNIWYSLFFLALGILSIVSAIRYTVGNTAYGYRGFGDLFVFVFFGLVSTLGVNFLYSKQLDFVLFLPASAIGLLSTGVLNLNNMRDEASDRKSNKNTIVVKVGGAKAKKYHYFLIITAMVLIVVFSLLSHFHFDQYIYLLAYIPLTKHLITVYKKQDSRALDPELKKLALSTFALSVLLALCMIFFFSDLIVNNS